Sequence from the Candidatus Krumholzibacteriota bacterium genome:
TCCCGGAAGGGTAAGAAGAGACTCAAACGCCCCTGACGGAGAGAAGACCTGTACCCTCCTGTTCGCTTGATCAGCGACAATGATTCGTTCATCAGGAAGCATCGCCGCCTTTACGGGCCGGTTGAAGCTCCCCTCACCCAATCCGAAATCATCCCACGAGATCTCTATGTCAAGAAAGGGACTCCACACGGCGACAGCATGGTTATCTGGATCAGCCGTGAGGAATCTTCCCCCGTTCCCCCCCGTCAGGGAGACCGGTTTCATTCCCTCGACACCTTCAAAAGAGATAAGGATATCGAGGTAGGAGCCTTTTCCATCGTATCTCAAAACGCGGTTCCTCGAATAATCAAGGATATAGACGAATGGCCCGTTCAGGGCCAGGTCGATCGGATAGAAAGAGGCGTTGCGGGGCGGATTCTCGAACTCGATATGACTCCCGTCCGGAGAGAACCTGAAGACCTTGCCTGTCATCGCGTCGGCTACGAAAAGAAACCGGTCAGGATCGGCGGCAAGCCCGAGGGGCTCCATCAGAACATCCTCTCCGAGACGTTCAATTTTTTGGTGGAGTATTATTGCCGGGGCTGATCCCTTCTCTTTCAGGGGATCTTCGGAAAATGCCGATTCCGGTGACAAAAAGAGAATGATCAGAAAAAGAACGAGGGTGCCGATATTTTCCGCTTTAAGAATACTGCCGCGAGACATTCCGCTCCCCTGCTAGAAGGACCGGGTCATCGTCATCCTGAATCCATCCGGCGCCGGATCGATATCTATCGATATCTGCCGCGACTGCTCCTGTGAGGAATAGTCGCCACCACCGGCGATCTTGAAAGCATCGACCATACTGACGACCCGTACGCCGAGCGCGAAGAAAAGTGTGTAGACGATTCTTTTCTTCGAGACATCATACCCCGAATAAAGGGAACTATACCTTCTGTAGACTCCTTCATTCTCCCATCGCCAGCTCATATCTCCGGTCAATATATTATCCTGATAGTAGTCCTCGATAGCGGCCATATCAGGATAGTACATGTCCCTGGCTTCCCTGAGAATATATTCGTTATACCCGCCGGGACCATCGTTGCTCATATAATTGGCGATAATCTTGTAATACGATTCTGAATGTCCCGTGCCCGACACGCCGGCGTACGCGACGGCGTAATCTTCAAACGCGTCCCTTCGGGCCACCGATTGCCAGTAAAAAGCCCCGGCGCTTATCCAGGCTATCCCTTCGAGGCTGAAATATATCTTTGATCTCACGGTACGCCCCATCCTGTGCTGCCCGAGTCCGGGGAGCAGGAAACTAAGCAATGCTTCTTTTTTTGCAGACCTTGCGGCAAGATCAGCCCCCGTGTATTCAACACCGGAAAAAGGCAAAGAGACAAGCCCGGTGCTATTTCCCTCGCCTCGTCGACTGGTCTCTTCGGGAAGGTTGAACCGCGGAGCGCCAGACCGGTCGAATAAACTCTCTTCCCGGTCCATCAGGATCATCGGGGAATCGGCACCTGTTCCAGCACAATCGGCCGGCATCGGCGAATATATGACGATTGCCATGATAAAAACAAACAAGAGATTTCTCACCGCGTTGCCCTCCTAGAAACGATAACTGATTCCCACGGTAGGGGTGACTGCATCCGGCGAAAGATCTATTGACCATCCACCGTCGTCCAGACTGTCATTATTCATTCGATGAGCCAGCCAGAGAGCGTCTATCATCGATACGACCCTGTTCACGATAAGCATCATCAAGTGCCTGTCAGCGCTTACGAGGAACTCGTCACTCACCGCGCGCATATCCCAGTAAGCCAACCTGTTGGGTGTCCACGGCTGGAAATTCTCGTATGTCCCGTCCCATGAATCTCCATCCCAGTCATCCCAGCCGAAAGCGAAAGCGTCATATTTCCCGCAATTCTCGTAATACTCTTCCCTGTCGAGATTCTTCGGTATATAGATAAAATAGAAATCCGCCATCTCGTCGGCATTGTCATTATAGACATGCCAGTCGCTGCATCCCCCGATCCCCTCGCAGTAGGGGTGCTGCAGAAGGAACCTCGCCTCGCTCCAGTGAGTGTCGCAGAACTCCTCGTATTCTTTTTTACTGTCCTTTCCCTTGTCATAATTATCCTTGTATCCATACCAGAGATAGGCGTCGATCCCGATAAAAGCAGGTACTCTGGCAAGGGTCGACCAGTCTGACCAATCGCCCCGGTCGACATAAAGATACAATTCTCCAAGCCCGGGCAGAAGGGCTGAGGCAAGTACCGATATAGCCATCTTCTTCTTCCCGCCCTGCCGGACCGTTGAAGGATAGCTGCCGCTCCTCATCAATCTCATATCCCTCGCTGATACAGAGGGAGATCCTATCCTGTCTCCCGATAATTTCAGGGTCTCGCTGACCTTGTACGATTTGAGATCGTAATCTCCCTCTTCTCTCGCGAAGACCGAGTTAGCCTTCCCCGCTTCAGATCCTGGATCTATTGTCCTGGAGAGCGAGATCGATTCTTTATCATCTGCCGCCCCGGCAGAGGCGGAAGAAGTAATCGCTGGCCCGGCTGTAAGACCGGCTATCAGGACCGTTAAAAGCGCGGTGTCCCTGGAAATCCGAAGCATCCTTTATCCTCCACGGTCAGTTTACAATAGCGAATTTCCTGTTGGCCTGGTATTTCCTTCCGCTGGAAACGATAACAAGCCTGCATAGATATATTCCCGAAGCCTTCCCCGACAGGGAGACTTCAAACTCGTCTTCTCCTCCTGAAAGATCCTTCTTCTCTTCGTAAACAAGCTCTCCGGCAAGGGTCATTATCTTCAGGAAAGCCTCCCCGGTCAAAGGCGCGTTAAAATGGAATCCGACCCGCTCGCCAGTGGAAGGATTAGGATAGATCACAAGATTATCGTCGATAGCCTTCCACTCGTCATCGGTCTCCGAGAATCCTCCCGTATTAGCCGCAAAAGCCGTTCTTCCAGGACCACCCCAGAGACTGGTCCAGGAATCATCCAGGCCGCCCGGATCAAACGGCGCGCTGCGCCATCTGATCTTTCCGATCCCGGGACGGAATTCAAAATAGGGATTGTACCCGATATTCCTGATAATGTCTGAATAGGAGAACAAAGCCTCATCACCCGATTTTACGATATCTACAGCATCCTTGAATGAAGATGCCATCTTTTTCGGATAACCGGGGACCAGTTTTCCGCGGTAGTCAAAGAGGAAGAAAAGACCCTTGGAAGTACCAGCCGCGATCCATCTTCCTGACCCGTTCTGCGCCGTTGTCAAAGGGCTTGATATCTTTACCGGGGCGGGAAGATCGAAGACCGCGTTTATATCTCTCGGCCAGCCGGATACGTTCGCTCCCGAAGAACTGATTACGAATATTTTCGATCCGTCGCTGCAGCAGATATCAATAAACCCGTCGCCGTTGATATCCTGGAGGGCGGGGACGGCTGTCAGGGATGCTCCCGTCTTCCTTTCGGAGATTACCCCGCTGCCCGTGCAGTAGAGGATCCTTCCCGACTGGAGCATCGAAAGATAGACTTCGCTTCCATCGCGCTCCGGATCGATATCTCCGCTGAGAAGAGCCGTTTCACCTGCCGCTTCCCCGGCTGATAGTGATATATCATATTGCCATAGCGCGTCAGACTGGAGGTCTCTCTCTCCGGTAAAGACCCAGTGGAGTATACGGGCTGTCTGCGCGCCGTCGACAGTCACCAGAGCAAAGATTCCCGAGGCGTATCCCTGCTGATCGGCTTCGATCGATATATTGCCTTTAAACCGCGTACCGGAGGGTGATGATAAGGCAGAGGCGACGGAGCCGTCAGAAGCGAGCAGCCTGAGACCACCGTCCGAATCGATCACAGCTATCAACGTCTCATCGGTTCTTCTCACTTCGACAGGATGGGTGACCAGCGCGCTGCCTGCGTCGAAAGGCCAGCCGCCATATTCGGTCCATTGACCGCCGCCCGTTCTGAAGGCGTGGACCTGTCCTCCGTAATCAGCGACGATCACGGCGTCTGAATGCGCCATGTGATCGAACAGCGAGGAATAGACGACCGGCGTCACTGCCGGACGTCCGAGCGAAAAGACCTTCTCATCCTCACCGGCAATAAGCCCGTTGCCGTATAGATCTATAACGAGATTCCTGAATCCTCCTGAAAGGGGCAAAAGTCCCCCATCGGCGATATCCGAGGGGAAGAAAAACCTGTCAGCCGCCCTGATATCCCTGTTCCCCGCGCCGAATGTCATCACCGTGTCGCGCCGCGTGATACCCTCTATCCTCACTCCGGTCGGCACGCCCCAGTTGCTCCAGGAAGAAGGAATAGTCGAATCGGAAAATTCCGACCTGTTCCCTTCGAAAAACGCGTCGTCAAACCACCCCATACGGAACCCTGAATAAGGGTTCCCCAGATCGGTCACTCCCGAACCCTCTACGACCCAAACGCCATAGGGCCAGCGGGAATTCACCTCATTGCTGTACCACCTGTCCTCTATGAAAGATTCGTCTACATGCCATATTAGAATACCCGGACCGGCATCGGTCTCGGGAATATCAGATTCGGTAGGCAGCAGGATGTCATAACCGTTTGTCAGTTCCCATTCGATCTCGTCGGGTATACCGCCCCCGCAGTTCATGCAGTTACCCGTCCCGATCACTACTCCCGTAAGCGGATCAGCGACAAATCCTGTCAATATCCCGTCGATCTCGACGGCGCGGTTTTCTATAAGAAAATATTCGTCGTTCGATATCTCCACCCGGACCAGTCTCGACGGGCATTTTTCCACGGCGGGAAGGTCTATCTGGTTATCAAAAGTATTTATGGTATCCGTTTCGGCCCACCCGAGAGCGTATCTCGACCAGGCGCCGAGCCCCGATGGAAGCATCCCCGTCACATAGACTATCTCGCCCCTGTCTTCGACATAAGCACCCAGAAGGGGCCCTGAATCCATCTGATCCCAGACTC
This genomic interval carries:
- a CDS encoding NHL repeat-containing protein, with the translated sequence MSRGSILKAENIGTLVLFLIILFLSPESAFSEDPLKEKGSAPAIILHQKIERLGEDVLMEPLGLAADPDRFLFVADAMTGKVFRFSPDGSHIEFENPPRNASFYPIDLALNGPFVYILDYSRNRVLRYDGKGSYLDILISFEGVEGMKPVSLTGGNGGRFLTADPDNHAVAVWSPFLDIEISWDDFGLGEGSFNRPVKAAMLPDERIIVADQANRRVQVFSPSGAFESLLTLPGGSAYRSPRYLATDGEGYVFIADSEAGAVFVFDSQCRYVQKIDSFFDRKIRPAAVTIGWNDDLYIADIGSHSILVFKMIYPGK
- a CDS encoding immune inhibitor A; protein product: MSSVSSFKITLVSLLLLLFTGKPQVILAGENKAPVFRRTESGDLVRTGERRAVPDDLAGNRKTFLYKVPPPGKFEQGFLSSPGSAGMVDGELNVVMIRIAFQDNSRSGLSSIKTGGDFDLSPYDSSIVDPTPHNRTYFNAHMQGLANYMRFQSCGKLEVNWEILPLEENGSYKLSDVADYGPGSYTVGWTNDQLADFLYDAVVLADQELSGAGYPRRLSDYDAIILVHAGADIQSDYRGDSPNDIPSFFAILGDGDEIPIEGGTTIIREISVVPETATQDGSYGSMASVLGHEFGHVLGLPDLYDVYYGSPIVGVWDQMDSGPLLGAYVEDRGEIVYVTGMLPSGLGAWSRYALGWAETDTINTFDNQIDLPAVEKCPSRLVRVEISNDEYFLIENRAVEIDGILTGFVADPLTGVVIGTGNCMNCGGGIPDEIEWELTNGYDILLPTESDIPETDAGPGILIWHVDESFIEDRWYSNEVNSRWPYGVWVVEGSGVTDLGNPYSGFRMGWFDDAFFEGNRSEFSDSTIPSSWSNWGVPTGVRIEGITRRDTVMTFGAGNRDIRAADRFFFPSDIADGGLLPLSGGFRNLVIDLYGNGLIAGEDEKVFSLGRPAVTPVVYSSLFDHMAHSDAVIVADYGGQVHAFRTGGGQWTEYGGWPFDAGSALVTHPVEVRRTDETLIAVIDSDGGLRLLASDGSVASALSSPSGTRFKGNISIEADQQGYASGIFALVTVDGAQTARILHWVFTGERDLQSDALWQYDISLSAGEAAGETALLSGDIDPERDGSEVYLSMLQSGRILYCTGSGVISERKTGASLTAVPALQDINGDGFIDICCSDGSKIFVISSSGANVSGWPRDINAVFDLPAPVKISSPLTTAQNGSGRWIAAGTSKGLFFLFDYRGKLVPGYPKKMASSFKDAVDIVKSGDEALFSYSDIIRNIGYNPYFEFRPGIGKIRWRSAPFDPGGLDDSWTSLWGGPGRTAFAANTGGFSETDDEWKAIDDNLVIYPNPSTGERVGFHFNAPLTGEAFLKIMTLAGELVYEEKKDLSGGEDEFEVSLSGKASGIYLCRLVIVSSGRKYQANRKFAIVN